In Psychrobacter sp. P11G3, a single genomic region encodes these proteins:
- the mgtE gene encoding magnesium transporter: MPTPTPNQERTAMLSGDYNSAEYSAEYKLLYLQGLVADKAYEAITEFLEKQSEYEIANLLESFPTQNRLLIWAQVPEHIKGEVLAELDVDTRQPLMENISSQEISLFTQDLDAQDISEILDTVTESVRTSVMATLDEETRVQVNKLDTYADWEVGSYMDPDIIQIRDDIYLTDVQEWLRENDDLLDDESQELLVVDQSQQLLGLLSLVDLIKHKQNTLVSELIDTAITINDRLDIQDAAAIFRSEDIRFAPVINSHGELVGQLNGEDIMEIIQDDVDSTMKNLAGVSQDEELFAPILTSAKSRSVWLGINLCTALLAAAVIGQFEEVLAQVVALAILMPVVASMGGIAGSQTLTVVIRGMAMGQIGGSNRVWLLNKELWVGAINGIIWAIIMAFIAQLWFHDIKISAVIGFAIAINMTAANVSGISIPLMLKRMNIDPALSASVILTTVTDIVGFMSFLGLASVLIL, from the coding sequence ATGCCTACCCCGACGCCCAATCAGGAACGAACTGCCATGCTGTCAGGAGACTATAATTCGGCCGAATATAGTGCCGAATATAAGCTTCTGTATCTGCAGGGCTTGGTTGCTGATAAAGCATACGAGGCCATTACTGAGTTTTTGGAAAAGCAGTCCGAATATGAGATTGCCAACCTACTAGAATCCTTCCCAACTCAAAACCGTCTGTTGATTTGGGCGCAAGTGCCAGAGCATATCAAAGGTGAAGTGCTTGCCGAGCTAGATGTCGATACACGCCAGCCATTGATGGAGAACATTTCTTCTCAAGAAATATCCTTGTTTACCCAAGACCTTGATGCTCAAGATATCTCTGAGATTTTGGATACTGTCACTGAGAGCGTACGTACCTCGGTTATGGCAACGCTGGACGAAGAGACGCGGGTTCAAGTCAATAAGCTTGATACTTATGCTGATTGGGAAGTTGGTAGCTATATGGATCCCGATATTATCCAGATAAGGGATGATATCTATTTGACGGATGTGCAAGAGTGGCTGCGTGAAAACGACGACCTGCTCGATGACGAGAGCCAAGAGCTGCTCGTTGTCGATCAAAGCCAGCAATTACTGGGACTACTGAGTCTAGTAGATTTAATCAAGCATAAACAAAATACATTGGTCTCGGAGCTGATTGATACCGCCATTACAATTAATGATCGCTTGGATATTCAAGATGCCGCCGCGATTTTTCGTTCAGAAGATATTCGCTTTGCCCCCGTAATCAATAGCCATGGCGAGCTGGTTGGTCAACTAAACGGTGAAGACATCATGGAGATTATCCAAGATGATGTAGACAGCACCATGAAAAACCTTGCTGGTGTTAGCCAAGATGAAGAGTTGTTTGCCCCCATCCTAACCAGTGCTAAAAGCCGTAGCGTTTGGCTAGGTATCAATTTATGTACTGCCTTATTGGCCGCAGCAGTGATTGGACAGTTTGAAGAAGTACTAGCACAAGTCGTGGCGCTAGCGATATTGATGCCAGTAGTCGCCAGTATGGGCGGTATTGCTGGCTCGCAAACGCTGACGGTTGTTATCCGCGGGATGGCGATGGGTCAAATCGGTGGTTCGAACCGTGTCTGGCTGTTGAATAAAGAGCTGTGGGTAGGTGCGATAAACGGTATCATCTGGGCGATAATTATGGCGTTTATTGCTCAGTTATGGTTTCATGATATTAAGATCAGTGCCGTCATCGGTTTTGCCATTGCAATCAACATGACTGCAGCTAATGTCTCGGGGATCAGTATACCGCTGATGCTAAAACGAATGAATATCGACCCGGCTCTATCTGCTTCAGTTATCTTAACGACCGTCACGGATATCGTCGGCTTTATGTCCTTTTTAGGATTGGCTAGCGTATTGATACTTTAG
- a CDS encoding DNA polymerase III subunit delta, translating into MQDTFIKAYPKLLQPSVAVAGLWLAHGDEPLLSQWLIDALRPHWRAQNYAIKRIELISVKSWQEVLSELGSQSLFDDASALIVTGNHKPDKAVIAELEHFAVEAQAGTHGHSVLWLTPKQDKRSQSSKWFAPFAQYGNVIDCNLYNEQQRQQLLQIQAQKFGLRLSQEAWQLLMSHTEHHLLSAYQTLWRLSYLFAPQLVANNSTSEDSANDNSTEQSNSFSQPANNVALDIADLQAALVSDAQFSVFDLSDAMLAGNSTQVAKIMFQLKSTDEPTTLVLWAISKDMRQIIQLMDGQDPQALGIWRSKQGLYQQACRRQSKQQTSEWPALLYRCDQAIKGLIRQPAWELLLQAALELAGKRLFAMR; encoded by the coding sequence ATGCAAGATACTTTCATAAAAGCCTATCCAAAACTACTGCAGCCTTCCGTTGCGGTAGCCGGCTTGTGGCTGGCGCACGGTGACGAGCCACTGCTGAGTCAATGGTTAATAGATGCGCTGCGTCCACACTGGCGCGCACAGAACTATGCAATCAAACGTATAGAGCTAATTTCCGTCAAGAGCTGGCAAGAAGTACTGTCAGAGCTTGGCAGTCAGTCTCTATTCGATGATGCCAGTGCCTTAATCGTGACGGGTAACCATAAACCTGACAAAGCAGTTATCGCCGAGCTGGAACATTTTGCGGTCGAGGCACAAGCTGGCACACACGGTCATAGTGTGTTGTGGCTCACACCTAAGCAAGACAAACGCAGCCAGAGCAGCAAATGGTTTGCTCCTTTTGCGCAATACGGCAATGTCATCGATTGCAATTTATACAATGAGCAGCAGCGCCAACAGCTACTACAAATACAAGCTCAGAAGTTTGGCTTACGACTGTCTCAAGAAGCGTGGCAGCTACTCATGTCACACACTGAGCATCATTTGCTAAGTGCTTATCAAACCCTATGGCGGTTGTCTTATCTGTTTGCACCGCAGCTAGTTGCTAATAACAGTACTAGTGAAGATAGTGCTAATGACAATAGCACCGAACAATCTAATAGCTTTTCACAACCTGCGAATAATGTGGCATTGGATATTGCAGACCTACAAGCAGCGTTGGTCAGCGATGCTCAATTTAGCGTGTTTGATTTATCTGATGCGATGCTCGCGGGTAATAGTACGCAGGTCGCCAAAATCATGTTTCAGCTAAAGTCGACCGATGAGCCCACTACTTTAGTACTCTGGGCTATTAGCAAAGACATGCGTCAAATCATTCAACTTATGGATGGTCAAGACCCGCAAGCATTAGGCATTTGGCGTAGTAAACAAGGATTGTATCAACAAGCCTGCCGCCGTCAGTCAAAACAACAAACGAGCGAATGGCCTGCCTTGCTTTACCGCTGTGACCAAGCTATTAAAGGACTTATTCGTCAGCCAGCATGGGAGCTATTATTACAAGCAGCACTAGAGCTCGCAGGTAAGCGTTTATTTGCGATGCGCTAA
- a CDS encoding efflux RND transporter periplasmic adaptor subunit gives MRKISKKSAIKWGVITLIIVALGALAYTFLKPEETTPNYLTATVEVGDIENNVMASGKVKALNTVDVGAQVSGEVKRLYVEVGDEVKQGDLIAQIDQVTQKNSLSNEQASLEQSEAALQSAQAESLSKQASLKSAYADLASRQSELKQAQSDFARLQDLVAIDAISQQEYDTQATSVETAKAAVANARAAIDTAKAAIATTEANINSQQAALRKSRTNVSTAEEDLSYTTIRAPISGTVVSITTEQGTTVNANQTAPTLVTLADLSTVRINAQISEADVINVSAGMPAYFNIIGNPDQQYDATLTAIEPAPEQISSTSSTDAAIYYVGYVEVPNPDRLFRIDMTAQIYIIVNEAKNALLVPSTVIQEKRSKGKEKGKAATGKFVRVLKEDGTVEERTVEVGIDNRVNAQILSGLKEGEEVIISEESGKKSGSGRIPGGPRM, from the coding sequence ATGCGCAAAATAAGTAAAAAGTCTGCTATAAAATGGGGTGTCATCACCTTAATTATCGTAGCATTAGGGGCTTTGGCCTATACTTTTTTGAAACCAGAAGAAACCACACCTAACTACCTAACCGCAACCGTTGAAGTCGGTGATATTGAAAACAATGTCATGGCGTCTGGTAAAGTAAAAGCGTTAAATACCGTCGATGTAGGGGCACAGGTATCTGGTGAAGTAAAACGCCTGTACGTTGAAGTCGGTGACGAAGTCAAACAAGGCGATTTGATTGCGCAGATTGATCAAGTGACTCAGAAGAACAGCCTGAGCAATGAACAAGCCAGTCTTGAACAAAGCGAAGCCGCGCTACAAAGTGCGCAAGCAGAATCGTTAAGCAAACAAGCCAGTCTGAAAAGTGCCTATGCCGATCTTGCCAGCCGTCAGTCTGAGCTCAAACAAGCACAGTCTGATTTTGCACGCTTGCAAGACTTAGTCGCTATCGATGCTATCTCGCAGCAAGAATACGACACGCAAGCGACCAGTGTTGAGACCGCAAAAGCAGCCGTTGCCAATGCGCGTGCGGCTATCGATACAGCAAAAGCTGCAATTGCGACCACTGAAGCCAATATCAACAGTCAGCAAGCAGCATTACGCAAATCACGAACCAACGTCAGTACTGCTGAAGAAGATTTGAGCTATACCACGATTCGCGCCCCGATATCAGGTACCGTTGTTTCTATTACCACTGAGCAAGGCACTACGGTTAACGCCAATCAAACGGCACCAACATTGGTGACGCTAGCAGATTTATCGACCGTACGTATTAATGCGCAAATCTCGGAAGCTGACGTTATCAATGTCAGTGCTGGTATGCCTGCTTATTTCAATATTATCGGTAATCCAGATCAGCAGTATGATGCAACGTTGACTGCTATCGAGCCTGCCCCAGAGCAAATCAGTAGCACCAGCTCAACAGACGCTGCGATCTATTATGTCGGCTACGTAGAAGTGCCGAACCCTGACCGCTTATTCCGCATTGATATGACCGCGCAGATTTATATCATCGTCAATGAAGCCAAAAACGCCCTGTTAGTACCTTCAACAGTGATACAAGAAAAACGATCTAAAGGTAAAGAAAAAGGCAAAGCAGCCACTGGCAAGTTTGTACGTGTACTAAAAGAGGATGGAACCGTAGAAGAGCGTACTGTAGAAGTCGGTATCGATAACCGAGTAAATGCGCAAATCTTAAGCGGTTTGAAAGAAGGGGAAGAAGTAATCATCAGTGAAGAAAGCGGTAAGAAATCAGGTAGCGGCCGTATCCCTGGTGGACCTCGAATGTAA
- a CDS encoding phosphomannomutase, whose protein sequence is MPPFAAQQSLFRAYDIRGANQYFTSSFIQALGDAFATLYNTQDSQPSLNINASTSVETKQNVVVIGYDMRIGSEAIARTLSTVIAQQSLRVIQLGLVTTPMMAFWAAQYQGHGIVATASHSAKDILGIKWLVNNKSPSSSEIKTLYHQLTAHHSCHAYPDNQANNPILHSENIDNNYDSKLSIDLLEQLPTHQVASVYIDAIERVFDQLLQHNHSLTEASQRNTHKLDLVIVIDCMHGATGRIAQRLFERFCRHVIFLNDTPDGNFPLGNPDPTEPNRLNELQRAVVLHAADIGLAFDGDGDRLMIVDNNGKIVTPDHLLYLLARIAITEHPNSLSDSLLASEVLFDIKCAHHLPRLLSELGTTPVISKTGSSFMRQQVQHPDNQIVFAGELSGHFIFNDSRFIPYDDAMYAALRLLHWLDQTHNNINDKKPLADIIQSLPTIVSTADHYLPMPQTTTTDCSLVEQLTRFCHYLQHLVDMSTHTDSSSSQQRKNPCLPATTCKSSACTCATAKAQIALKQRHELLPVGTKLSCIDGVRLDFAHGFGVLRQSNTSNSLTARFAGDSIDDLKDIQATFAALCRPFNAALAEQILAIPAE, encoded by the coding sequence ATGCCACCTTTCGCGGCGCAACAATCCTTATTCCGTGCTTATGATATTCGCGGCGCCAACCAGTATTTTACTAGCAGTTTTATACAAGCGTTAGGCGATGCGTTTGCTACTCTCTATAATACGCAAGATAGCCAACCGTCTCTAAATATCAATGCTAGTACCTCTGTTGAGACTAAGCAGAATGTTGTCGTTATTGGTTATGATATGCGCATTGGTAGTGAGGCTATTGCACGTACGCTCTCTACTGTAATAGCTCAGCAGAGTTTACGTGTAATTCAACTAGGTCTGGTTACTACGCCGATGATGGCATTTTGGGCAGCGCAATATCAAGGCCATGGCATAGTTGCAACAGCGAGCCATTCTGCCAAAGACATACTAGGCATCAAATGGTTGGTGAATAACAAGTCCCCTAGTAGCTCAGAAATAAAGACGCTTTATCATCAGCTAACCGCTCATCATAGTTGTCACGCTTATCCCGATAATCAAGCTAACAACCCTATCTTGCATTCAGAAAACATTGATAATAACTACGACTCAAAATTATCAATTGATTTGCTTGAGCAACTACCTACTCATCAAGTAGCAAGCGTTTATATTGATGCTATTGAGCGGGTATTTGATCAACTGCTTCAGCATAATCACTCGTTAACTGAGGCCAGTCAGAGAAATACTCATAAGCTTGATTTGGTCATAGTCATTGACTGTATGCATGGCGCAACTGGGCGTATTGCTCAACGCTTGTTTGAACGTTTTTGCCGACATGTTATTTTTCTCAATGATACACCAGATGGTAATTTCCCCCTTGGTAATCCAGACCCTACCGAACCAAACCGCCTAAACGAATTGCAGCGAGCCGTTGTTTTGCACGCAGCAGATATAGGCTTGGCGTTTGATGGCGATGGTGATCGTTTAATGATCGTTGATAACAACGGCAAAATAGTTACGCCCGATCATTTGCTCTATTTATTGGCACGTATTGCTATTACTGAGCACCCTAACTCTCTTAGCGACTCTTTATTAGCATCTGAAGTTCTTTTCGATATTAAGTGCGCCCATCATTTACCAAGACTGTTATCTGAGCTTGGTACTACACCTGTGATTAGCAAGACTGGCAGCAGCTTTATGCGCCAGCAAGTACAGCATCCTGACAATCAGATTGTCTTCGCTGGTGAATTATCAGGGCATTTCATCTTTAATGACAGCCGCTTTATCCCTTATGATGATGCGATGTATGCCGCATTACGGTTGCTACATTGGCTTGACCAAACTCATAATAATATTAATGATAAAAAACCACTAGCAGATATCATCCAAAGCTTGCCCACTATAGTCAGTACTGCTGACCATTATTTGCCAATGCCGCAGACGACTACTACCGACTGCTCTCTCGTAGAGCAATTAACGAGATTTTGTCATTATTTGCAGCATCTAGTAGATATGTCTACTCATACTGACTCTTCATCTAGTCAGCAGCGAAAGAACCCTTGCTTGCCCGCCACAACATGCAAGTCATCAGCGTGTACTTGCGCTACTGCGAAGGCGCAAATAGCATTAAAACAGAGGCATGAATTATTACCTGTAGGAACCAAGCTGAGCTGTATCGATGGTGTGCGTTTAGATTTTGCGCATGGCTTTGGCGTACTGCGTCAATCAAATACCAGTAATAGCCTGACCGCGCGCTTTGCGGGTGACAGTATAGATGACCTAAAAGATATTCAGGCAACATTTGCCGCTTTATGCCGACCATTTAACGCAGCGCTAGCAGAACAGATTCTTGCTATTCCTGCGGAGTAG
- the dut gene encoding dUTP diphosphatase, whose product MQAVQVKVVNPKITEDKAFSLPTRATDGSAGIDLRACIDEPLTIQAGETHLIGTGLAVYIQDPNYAGMILPRSGLGHKHGIVLGNLVGLIDADYQGELMVSIWNRSGDDFVLNVAERMAQYIVVPVARPEFEVVAEFSDESVRGAGGFGHSGRQ is encoded by the coding sequence ATGCAAGCTGTACAAGTTAAAGTGGTAAACCCTAAAATTACTGAAGATAAAGCGTTTTCTCTACCAACTCGTGCCACTGATGGCAGTGCAGGTATTGATTTGCGCGCTTGTATCGATGAGCCATTAACGATACAAGCAGGTGAAACCCATTTAATTGGCACAGGCCTTGCGGTTTATATCCAAGACCCTAACTATGCAGGTATGATTTTACCGCGTTCAGGTCTTGGTCATAAGCACGGTATCGTCTTGGGTAACTTGGTTGGGTTAATCGATGCCGACTATCAAGGCGAGCTGATGGTTAGTATTTGGAACCGCAGTGGGGATGACTTTGTTCTTAATGTAGCTGAGCGTATGGCACAGTACATCGTGGTACCTGTTGCGCGTCCTGAGTTTGAAGTGGTTGCAGAATTCAGTGATGAAAGCGTACGCGGTGCGGGCGGGTTTGGACACTCAGGTCGCCAATAG
- the argB gene encoding acetylglutamate kinase: MTLNLDDAKNTAEVLTTALPYIQRFVDKLIVVKYGGNAMTDPELESSFARDIVLLKTVGMHPVVVHGGGPQVDNLLKELGRQSDRIDGMRVTDKSTMDIVEMVLGGSVNKSIVSLINKHGGRAIGLTGKDANLIQAKKLMMEKIGADGIAVPVDLGFVGDVVSVNKDVINMLIASDFIPVIAPLGVDAEGNTYNINADLVAGKVAEFLQAEKLMLLTNIKGVLGRDGEVVTGLTPKKVDSLIEDGTISGGMIPKIQCALDAVRSGVKSAVIVDGRVPHATLLEIFTNEGVGTLISREIDSSLS, translated from the coding sequence ATGACGCTTAATTTAGATGATGCCAAAAACACCGCTGAAGTATTGACCACTGCTCTACCCTATATCCAGCGTTTTGTTGATAAACTCATCGTCGTAAAATACGGTGGCAATGCCATGACCGACCCTGAGCTTGAGAGCTCATTTGCTCGCGATATCGTTTTGCTAAAAACCGTCGGTATGCATCCAGTAGTCGTACATGGTGGTGGCCCACAAGTTGACAACCTCCTAAAAGAGCTCGGACGTCAATCAGACCGTATCGATGGCATGCGTGTCACTGACAAAAGCACCATGGATATCGTAGAGATGGTCTTGGGTGGTAGCGTCAACAAATCGATTGTTAGCTTGATTAACAAACATGGCGGTCGCGCGATCGGTCTTACAGGTAAAGATGCCAACTTGATTCAAGCAAAAAAACTGATGATGGAAAAAATTGGCGCAGATGGTATCGCTGTACCAGTTGATTTAGGATTCGTCGGTGATGTGGTCAGTGTTAATAAAGACGTGATTAATATGCTCATTGCCTCAGATTTTATCCCCGTTATCGCACCACTTGGCGTTGACGCTGAAGGTAACACCTACAACATTAATGCTGACCTAGTCGCGGGTAAAGTAGCGGAGTTTTTACAAGCAGAGAAACTGATGCTATTAACCAATATCAAAGGCGTATTGGGCCGTGATGGCGAAGTGGTGACTGGACTCACGCCAAAGAAAGTCGATAGCTTAATCGAAGATGGCACTATCTCAGGCGGCATGATTCCTAAGATTCAATGTGCACTTGATGCGGTACGTAGCGGCGTCAAAAGTGCGGTAATCGTTGATGGCCGTGTTCCTCATGCGACCTTACTTGAGATTTTTACCAACGAAGGGGTTGGTACGCTCATTAGTCGTGAGATAGACTCATCGTTGAGCTAG
- a CDS encoding arsenate reductase produces MTITIYGIKSCSTMKKAFTKLDDLDVSYDFHDYKKQGINKETVQRWVNELGIEKVLNKRGTTWRKLDDSQKQAADASVDTAIGLLVENTSMIKRPIVEGQSADKDQAVLLCGFDETEFDKVFS; encoded by the coding sequence ATGACCATCACCATTTACGGTATCAAGTCTTGTAGCACGATGAAAAAAGCGTTCACTAAGCTAGACGATTTAGATGTCAGCTATGATTTTCATGATTATAAGAAACAAGGTATCAATAAAGAAACAGTACAGCGCTGGGTAAATGAGCTAGGTATCGAAAAAGTGCTCAATAAGCGTGGTACGACATGGCGCAAGCTAGACGACAGTCAAAAGCAAGCAGCTGATGCTAGTGTAGACACCGCGATAGGTTTACTCGTGGAAAACACCAGTATGATTAAACGTCCGATTGTAGAAGGTCAGTCGGCAGATAAAGATCAAGCAGTATTACTATGCGGCTTCGATGAAACGGAGTTTGATAAAGTTTTTTCGTAA
- the leuS gene encoding leucine--tRNA ligase has protein sequence MSNAVTADQTENNYYNPQAIEAAQQTKWATDKRFEVSNEPSDKPSRYMLSMFPYPSGKLHMGHVRNYTISDVLSRYYRLKGYEVMQPMGWDGFGLPAENAAIANQTPPAAWTFANIDSMRAQLKLLGLSIDWSREFATCSPEYYQWEQWLFLQLYKKGLVYKKLSTVNWDPVDNTVLANEQVIDGKGWRSGAAVEKRDIPMYYFNITDYADELLDDLDQLEGHWPSEVLTMQRNWIGRSAGMEVHFPYELAGEENTLDVFTTRPDTLMGVTYVAVAAEHPLAQYASEQDDAIAQFCALCKKGSVAEADLAKAEKIGMDTGLTVTHPLTGEEVPVWVANYVLMSYGSGAVMAVPAHDERDYEFAVKYNLPIKRVINVPDGYFDELKADAKANDSEVNLAYTERNTLVNSGEFDGLDFEQAFEAMLAKLEPKELAKKKIQYRLRDWGVSRQRYWGCPIPMINCEHCGTVPVEEQDLPVVLPTDVVPDGRGNPLKNIPEFVNTTCPKCGNPAERETDTFDTFVESSWYYARFASPNDAQNMVNKSAANKWLPVDQYVGGVEHAVMHLLYARFFHKLMRDENLVTGDEPFANLMTQGMVLAGTFYRVNADGSTTYYFAEDIDIDFNERGQPIKAILKSDGQPVTIGKIEKMSKSKNNGVDPQLTIDKYGADTVRLYTLFTAPADQTLEWSDDALKGPYNFVKKVWRIATDHMQALTAANISIDTLNSATLNTDGLSKEAKNLRRKTHETIAKIDSDLGDRLALNTPVSSLMELANELTGFNASNEQELHVKHEALTNLLIMLSVYAPHVGEHLLEQLGLDTLTLDYPTVDESALVQDMITMVVQVNGKMRGKMDVAPNSDPEQLKEQARTMESVAKFITGEIKKEIVVPNKLVNIVVVG, from the coding sequence ATGAGCAATGCCGTGACAGCAGACCAAACAGAAAACAACTATTATAACCCACAAGCGATAGAAGCCGCGCAGCAAACCAAATGGGCCACTGACAAGCGCTTTGAAGTAAGCAATGAGCCAAGCGACAAGCCAAGTCGTTACATGCTGTCGATGTTCCCTTATCCAAGTGGCAAGCTGCATATGGGCCACGTACGTAACTATACGATTTCTGACGTATTGAGCCGTTATTATCGTCTCAAGGGCTATGAAGTCATGCAGCCAATGGGCTGGGATGGTTTTGGCTTGCCAGCTGAAAACGCAGCAATTGCCAATCAAACGCCACCTGCGGCATGGACATTTGCCAATATTGACAGTATGCGTGCGCAGCTTAAATTACTAGGCCTGTCTATTGACTGGTCACGTGAGTTTGCTACTTGTAGCCCTGAGTATTATCAGTGGGAGCAGTGGTTATTTTTGCAATTGTACAAAAAAGGCCTAGTCTACAAAAAGCTATCGACGGTCAACTGGGATCCTGTTGACAACACTGTCTTAGCAAACGAGCAAGTCATCGATGGTAAAGGCTGGCGTAGTGGTGCTGCGGTCGAAAAACGCGACATCCCAATGTATTACTTCAACATCACTGACTATGCTGATGAGCTATTGGATGATTTGGATCAACTAGAAGGTCACTGGCCATCTGAAGTCCTGACCATGCAGCGTAACTGGATTGGTCGTAGTGCTGGTATGGAAGTGCACTTCCCTTATGAGCTTGCTGGTGAAGAAAACACCTTAGATGTGTTCACCACTCGTCCTGATACGTTGATGGGTGTGACTTATGTCGCTGTTGCCGCAGAGCATCCACTTGCACAGTATGCTTCTGAGCAAGATGACGCAATCGCTCAATTCTGTGCGCTTTGTAAAAAAGGCTCAGTAGCTGAAGCAGATTTGGCCAAAGCTGAAAAAATCGGTATGGATACAGGTCTAACCGTCACTCATCCTCTAACTGGTGAGGAAGTGCCAGTTTGGGTCGCTAACTATGTACTGATGAGCTACGGCTCAGGTGCGGTCATGGCGGTACCAGCTCATGATGAGCGTGATTATGAATTTGCGGTGAAGTACAACCTACCGATCAAGCGAGTCATCAATGTGCCTGACGGTTATTTTGACGAGCTAAAAGCAGATGCCAAAGCGAACGATAGTGAAGTGAATCTTGCTTATACCGAGCGCAATACCTTGGTTAATTCAGGTGAGTTTGACGGTCTAGACTTTGAGCAAGCGTTTGAAGCCATGCTAGCCAAGCTTGAGCCAAAAGAGCTGGCTAAGAAAAAGATCCAGTATCGCCTACGTGATTGGGGGGTTTCTCGCCAGCGCTATTGGGGCTGCCCTATCCCAATGATCAATTGTGAGCATTGTGGTACGGTGCCTGTTGAAGAGCAAGACCTACCAGTTGTATTGCCAACCGACGTCGTACCTGATGGTCGAGGTAATCCACTTAAAAATATACCAGAATTTGTTAATACTACTTGTCCTAAATGTGGCAACCCTGCTGAGCGTGAGACCGATACCTTTGACACATTCGTAGAGTCAAGCTGGTACTATGCACGTTTTGCTAGCCCAAATGACGCACAAAACATGGTCAACAAGTCTGCTGCTAACAAATGGTTGCCAGTCGATCAATACGTTGGCGGTGTCGAGCATGCGGTGATGCATCTATTGTATGCACGCTTCTTCCACAAGCTGATGCGCGACGAAAACTTAGTCACAGGCGACGAGCCATTTGCCAATCTAATGACCCAAGGCATGGTGCTTGCTGGTACGTTCTACCGCGTCAATGCGGATGGCAGTACGACCTACTACTTTGCAGAAGATATCGATATTGACTTCAACGAACGCGGTCAACCCATTAAAGCTATCTTGAAGTCAGACGGCCAGCCAGTGACGATTGGTAAAATCGAAAAAATGTCGAAGTCAAAGAACAACGGCGTAGATCCACAGCTAACCATTGATAAATATGGTGCTGATACGGTTCGTCTATATACGCTATTTACTGCGCCTGCGGATCAAACGCTTGAATGGTCAGATGACGCGCTAAAAGGCCCTTATAACTTTGTGAAAAAAGTATGGCGCATTGCAACCGACCACATGCAAGCGCTAACAGCCGCTAATATCAGCATTGATACGCTTAACAGTGCTACATTGAACACAGACGGTCTAAGCAAAGAAGCCAAAAACTTACGCCGTAAAACGCACGAAACAATTGCTAAGATTGATAGTGATTTGGGTGATCGTCTGGCATTGAACACGCCAGTATCAAGCCTGATGGAGCTTGCCAATGAGCTGACTGGCTTTAACGCGAGTAATGAGCAAGAGCTACACGTCAAACACGAAGCATTGACCAATCTGCTGATTATGCTATCTGTATACGCGCCGCACGTTGGCGAGCATCTGCTTGAGCAGTTGGGTCTTGATACTTTAACGTTGGACTACCCAACCGTGGACGAAAGTGCGCTGGTACAGGACATGATCACGATGGTGGTACAGGTCAATGGTAAAATGCGTGGTAAGATGGATGTCGCACCGAACAGCGATCCTGAGCAGCTAAAAGAGCAAGCTCGCACCATGGAAAGCGTGGCAAAATTCATCACAGGCGAGATCAAAAAAGAAATCGTCGTTCCTAACAAACTGGTTAACATCGTGGTTGTAGGCTGA